Genomic DNA from Solanum dulcamara chromosome 4, daSolDulc1.2, whole genome shotgun sequence:
TTCATTCTTTCACTTATTTTCTCTCGCCTTACCTAGAATCAGGACAACTCAAATCATTTCCGAAACAAGTGAAATTCCCCAACTTACAGCTTCTACTATGAAATCTTACTCTTTCTGCAAGACTATGGCTGTTAGTTGCCTGGCCTCTTCGAGCTCGAACATGTATGTATTCTTCTTTAGGTGGATCTGAAGATTGAGACCTCTGTTTATTGTTTTTTCCACCATGCTTGCTGGAAGGTGAATTTAAGCTTCCGTCTACTTTCCGAGTTTCAGGTTGTTCTTGTTCAGGTTCAGCTGGCAGCTGTTGTTCTCCCTTCGTTCGATCAAGCTCGTTAGCCTGCCAAAAATTATAAGAGCACTCAGCAAGGTATCATTTGGAGGTATAGTGATTGAAAGAGAACATACTAACAATGTCCTACCTGACCatatcttttccttttccttgagCCAAGGCCCTTTGCAGAAGACTCCAATCTGGCACTTCCCATTTCCTCTTGACGGCCGCTACATTCAGCTTCATCAGACTCATTTCCAGACAATCCAACTGATTCTTTTCCTCCATCCTGAGACCCAGCAAATCTTTCATTCTTTTTCTCATTCTTGAGAGGGCTTTGTTCATTAGGTAAAGAAACATCTTTGGAACTATCAACCCCACTTCGCATGTTCTGGTTCTGAGGGTCCACGGCAGAGGGTGAGTTTAACCCGTTGCTTGTGTAAACCTCTTCCGTTCTCCATGTTGGTTTCAGTCCCCTATAACaaggcttcgtagactcagggaCGCTAAGAGGGTTCATCACATCGCTGAAGTTTCCTCCACTGAAGCATGAAAACCTTGCAGCTCTCTCAATGAAACCTGAATCAGCTGGAAGCTGAGCTAAGCTTTGAGGAATCATTCCCGAAATAGACGGTACAAACATGGGCCCTTTCAGCATCGCATTCCGTGGATTCCAACTCAT
This window encodes:
- the LOC129887588 gene encoding transcription factor bHLH49-like codes for the protein MEMGSKNDTERQKRNKDATNFQSLNMSLDWQLSGSNLTNASMGMIHNSNHLVDSTFPTIWDRPTNSPHLSFYGNTAQINPCTMNQHETAAIGSGPARGCMSWNPRNAMLKGPMFVPSISGMIPQSLAQLPADSGFIERAARFSCFSGGNFSDVMNPLSVPESTKPCYRGLKPTWRTEEVYTSNGLNSPSAVDPQNQNMRSGVDSSKDVSLPNEQSPLKNEKKNERFAGSQDGGKESVGLSGNESDEAECSGRQEEMGSARLESSAKGLGSRKRKRYGQANELDRTKGEQQLPAEPEQEQPETRKVDGSLNSPSSKHGGKNNKQRSQSSDPPKEEYIHVRARRGQATNSHSLAERVRREKISERMKFLQDLVPGCDKVTGKAVMLDEIINYVQSLQRQVEFLSMKLSTVNPRLDFNLDGLLAKDSQAGPSSSLAFPPDNMTMTYTSLPGWQSGQLQSGFPGDGNCIDAFRRSINSQFASMSSGYRDPSSQVPNVWDDQLHNVVDMGFNSTAPLDCRDLSSLPPDQMKAEP